The Nocardia sp. BMG51109 nucleotide sequence CGGCTTCCGGTCCGCGATCGTGACCGCGCCGGCCGCATTACCGCCGCGTCCCCGCACCGACCGAACAGCCTGTGCGGCACCATGTTCCGCGACCGTCCCGCCGGAAAGCCGAACCGGCGCGCCGAGTTCGCGCGTCACGGCCTCGGCAAGATCCGCGATCATCCGCACGCCCCGCGTACTCCTGGTGCCGTGCGCGACCAGCACCAGGGCCGGATCGCTCACCACACCCCCGCCAGCGGCGCGGGCCCCTGCGGGCGCTGTGTCCGGCCGACGGCCTCGCGGTCCCCTTCGTAGGTGCGCACGCCGCCCCCGGGGCCGTCGCCACGCCGGAGCGAAGGACCGTAGCCGCCCGTCGGGCGAGGATTGTTGTCGATGCACTCGGCGGGATCCAGCGCCAGCCGGTACCCCCGCTTCACCACGGTCTGCACGGCCTTCGGCGTACCGAGCCCGGCCCGCAGCCGCGCGATACCGGTCTCCACCGCATGCGTGTCGTCCCCGCCGCCCGGCAGCGCCGCCAGCAGATCCTCGCGCGACACCACCCGGCCCGGCTGCCGCGCCAGCGCCCGCATCAGCGCCATCGGCGCCGGCGCCAGCTGGCGCACCCGGCCGTCGACCACCACGCATCCGCCGCGCACGCTGAGGATGTGCCCGGCGGCGTGAATCCGGTTGGCGCGCCGGGGCAATTCCTCGGCGACGTGCCGTGCCAGCGCACCCAGCCGAGCCCGGCCGGGCATGGTCGTCGACACGCCCAGTTCCTCCAGCGGCGCCGCGGTGATCGGCCCGACGCAGGCCGGCAGCACCCGGGCCCGGAAGGCATGCAGCGCCGCCTCCAGCAGCCCGGTTTCCTTGGCGCGCATCAGCGTCGAGGCCACCGCCGGCGCGCTGGTGAAGGTGACGCAGTCCAGCGCCGAGGTGACGATCGCCTCGATCATCCGGTCCATCGGCGCCGAATCCTCCGGCGGAATCCAGCGATACACCGGAACCGGCACGACATCGGCTCCGGCACAGCGCAATACCTCGCAGAAGTCGGGCACCGGCTCCCATTCGGTGGTGGCGCCGTGCAGCTGCACCGCGATCCGCACCCCCTCGACGCCCTCGCCGAGCAGGTGGTCGAGCACCTCCGCCGACGACTCCGAGGCCGGCGACCACTCCTCGCGCAGTTCGGCCGCGCGAATGGCGCCCTTGGCCTTCGGGCCGCGCGCCAGCAGGCGGGTGGAGCCCAGCGTGGTGCGCAGGTCCTCGGCCAGGCCCCACCCTTCCGCGGCTTCCATCCAGCCGCGGAACCCGATACCGGTGGTGGCGACGGTGATCTGCGGCGGATCGGTGACCAGTTGCTGCGTCACCCGCTCCAGC carries:
- a CDS encoding uroporphyrinogen-III synthase, which gives rise to MTVNIANPGCLEGFTVGVTASRRAEELATLLTRRGATVVATPAIRIIPLADDTELERVTQQLVTDPPQITVATTGIGFRGWMEAAEGWGLAEDLRTTLGSTRLLARGPKAKGAIRAAELREEWSPASESSAEVLDHLLGEGVEGVRIAVQLHGATTEWEPVPDFCEVLRCAGADVVPVPVYRWIPPEDSAPMDRMIEAIVTSALDCVTFTSAPAVASTLMRAKETGLLEAALHAFRARVLPACVGPITAAPLEELGVSTTMPGRARLGALARHVAEELPRRANRIHAAGHILSVRGGCVVVDGRVRQLAPAPMALMRALARQPGRVVSREDLLAALPGGGDDTHAVETGIARLRAGLGTPKAVQTVVKRGYRLALDPAECIDNNPRPTGGYGPSLRRGDGPGGGVRTYEGDREAVGRTQRPQGPAPLAGVW